A region from the Schistocerca serialis cubense isolate TAMUIC-IGC-003099 chromosome 1, iqSchSeri2.2, whole genome shotgun sequence genome encodes:
- the LOC126469561 gene encoding splicing factor 3B subunit 4-like, which translates to MAAGPIAERNQDATIYVGGLDEKVTEALMWELFVQSGPVVNVHMPKDRVTQMHQGYGFVEFMGEEDADYAIKIMNMIKLYGKPIRVNKASAHQKNLDVGANIFIGNLDPEVDEKLLYDTFSAFGVILQTPKIMRDPETGNSKGFAFINFASFDASDAAIEAMNGQYLCNRPISVSYAFKKDAKGERHGSAAERLLAAQNPLSQADRPHQLFADAPPPIPPPPAPMPPQQLPPVPVPPVPVMMGAMPPPPPQMAHMHPMHAPPPPPPTSMPVAVPRHPPPPPPIPPQHPPPMPPGVPPPPPVPPMSRAAPPPPVPPPPHVAASVASGLPQMPPPVSMPPPPPQQPPPPQQQQQPQQTQQQVPSIPPPPQAPPPPRMMPPPWQGQQFPPPPPTQFTPGQFPPPPPHGAPPPGWRPPPPVRPPFGRPPFPPRGPPPPPRGLRPPPPPQPGQQPDATAAYNGYQDQTGNFQNGYST; encoded by the coding sequence atggctgcggGTCCAATTGCTGAACGTAATCAAGATGCTACCATATATGTTGGCGGGTTGGACGAGAAAGTTACAGAAGCCCTTATGTGGGAACTCTTTGTTCAATCGGGGCCAGTTGTCAATGTTCACATGCCGAAAGATCGTGTCACACAGATGCATCAAGGGTATGGATTTGTCGAATTTATGGGAGAGGAGGATGCAGACTATGCTATTAAAATAATGAATATGATCAAACTTTATGGTAAGCCGATTCGTGTGAACAAGGCATCAGCTCATCAGAAGAATCTCGATGTCGGAGCTAACATCTTTATCGGCAATCTTGATCCAGAAGTTGACGAGAAGCTATTATATGATACATTTTCAGCTTTTGGAGTTATTCTGCAAACACCGAAGATCATGCGTGATCCAGAAACCGGTAACTCCAAAGGCTTTGCTTTTATTAACTTTGCCAGTTTCGATGCTTCAGATGCAGCAATTGAAGCAATGAATGGACAATATTTGTGTAACAGACCTATTTCGGTGTCTTATGCATTTAAGAAAGATGCAAAAGGAGAACGACATGGGTCAGCTGCTGAGCGCCTCCTAGCTGCACAGAATCCACTGTCTCAGGCAGATCGGCCCCATCAGCTGTTTGCAGATGCTCCACCTCCAATACCACCACCACCTGCGCCAATGCCTCCGCAGCAGCTGCCTCCTGTCCCTGTGCCACCTGTTCCAGTAATGATGGGCGCTATGCCTCCCCCACCTCCTCAAATGGCTCATATGCATCCTATGCAtgctcctcctccaccacctcctACATCCATGCCTGTTGCTGTTCCAAGacatcctcctccaccaccacccatACCACCTCAGCACCCACCACCAATGCCACCAGGTGTGCCTCCACCTCCTCCAGTGCCTCCTATGAGCAGGGCAGCACCACCCCCACCAGTGCCACCACCACCACATGTTGCTGCTTCCGTTGCTAGTGGTCTACCTCAGATGCCACCACCAGTCTCAATGCCACCTCCACCACCACAACAGCCTCCTCCtccacagcaacagcagcaaccaCAACAAACACAGCAGCAAGTGCCTtcgataccaccaccaccacaagcccCACCACCACCAAGAATGATGCCACCTCCATGGCAAGGTCAACaatttcccccaccaccaccaactcaGTTTACACCTGGTCAGTTTCCTCCTCCGCCTCCACATGGTGCACCACCACCAGGTTGGCGGCCACCACCACCTGTTCGTCCTCCATTTGGACGGCCACCATTTCCACCAAGAGGTCCACCTCCACCACCTCGTGGACTGAGACCTCCACCACCACCGCAACCAGGACAACAACCTGATGCTACTGCTGCATATAATGGTTACCAGGATCAGACAGGAAACTTCCAGAATGGATATTCCACTTAA